A part of Biomphalaria glabrata chromosome 3, xgBioGlab47.1, whole genome shotgun sequence genomic DNA contains:
- the LOC106062562 gene encoding insulin-like growth factor-binding protein complex acid labile subunit encodes MAQAYSLIVLFAQLCLSKSVERGFVYCPAYPCSCESRDGALIINCMSLYLSALPKFLSFDGRIKELSLRFNNIRTIPPNGFQGLHIERLDLLDNAVTTINDDAFMGLENSLKALSLQLYAYDGLPTKALSKLTHLKSLQVIGCKQLELDSALFKNLVNLETLHLIGCRTTAIKSGAFTSLPKLKSLVLSSNALRFEDLQELNVLHHLTELDLSNNNIQMLDNQAFSKLSKLRYLNLANNKMTQAAGGAFYNLDFTLEELNLQDNFLKEDALKSLRYMKSIRVLDLSSNNISRIQEEDFMALRYLTSLNLADNDIKFLEKRSLIGVASSLVSLDLSGNPLETIEGGVFAEFSRLESLNFNKTLVGSALRHDTFNGAKKTLKHLHASYSGVTSTQVASLSTLHHLTELDLSLNKIGRVDFQVISAWRHLKFANFSHNNISEFLTGPLSNVNSSLKALDISNNHIEVIPDCVFFLLKELTDVKLDNNPLACNCSSSWLFRWRQITQSSSRAWSSNWQCSPINSLPRRMFSDLEFSDLNCLNSSSEEARCLLEYLPWAMENATTKPIAHVSITPPYSTDKIMYFNITQPNPSSLHVKWATRVNGLIGGFKVMLTRCNDSSVVEAVTVSPDTTHYTFYPFDRNVQQELCVVLLAEDLSHLETKCEGVSSPVINIRDGKSKEQHMYTVVHNSFVPLLLIYISGSLALAFIIACLVLCVRKNLSKPEPTKDPFFSGYPAWVDQRSSTSSLPISHDPHLFLFEELGSPEHRDFHTHSTLISSRGTASGRRLPPSSMRDYSNNQLSRRNSRSLSVPSVLHLCPYECTNLNSFVSKPSSNELLAGRAEINDEFYFHF; translated from the exons ATGGCCCAAGCGTACAGTTTGATTGTGCTGTTTGCTCAGCTTTGTCTGTCCAAGTCAGTGGAACGAGGATTCGTCTACTGCCCAGCGTACCCCTGCTCCTGCGAGTCAAGAGACGGCGCCCTGATCATAAACTGTATGAGCCTGTACCTCTCTGCTTTGCCCAAATTTTTGTCGTTTGACGGACGTATCAAGGAGTTGTCATTAAG gttTAACAATATCAGAACTATTCCACCCAATGGTTTCCAAGGACTTCACATTGAGAGACTCGATCTACTGGATAATGCTGTGACAACGATCAACGACGATGCTTTCATGGGGCTAGAAAACTCACTGAAAGCTTTGTCCTTGCAGCTTTACGCATATGACGGTCTGCCAACTAAGGCTTTGTCCAAATTAACTCACTTGAAAAGTCTGCAAGTCATAGGCTGCAAGCAACTAGAATTGGACAGTGCGCTTTTCAAAAATCTGGTCAACCTCGAAACTCTTCATTTGATTGGCTGTAGAACCACCGCAATCAAGTCAGGTGCTTTTACGTCACTTCCGAAGCTGAAGAGCCTCGTTCTTTCAAGCAACGCGCTTCGATTTGAAGATTTACAAGAGCTGAATGTTCTTCATCATCTGACAGAGTTAGATCTTTCCAACAACAATATTCAAATGCTGGACAATCAGGCATTCTCTAAGCTCTCCAAACTTCGCTATTTAAATTTGGCCAACAATAAAATGACGCAAGCAGCGGGAGGGGCGTTTTATAATTTAGATTTTACACTGGAAGAGCTCAACCTGCAAGACAATTTTCTGAAGGAAGACGCGCTGAAATCTTTGCGCTATATGAAGTCTATACGAGTTCTTGATCTTAGTTCCAATAACATTTCAAGAATTCAGGAAGAAGACTTTATGGCTTTAAGATATCTAACGTCACTTAATCTTGCTGACAATGATATAAAATTCCTAGAGAAGAGGAGCCTAATCGGGGTCGCATCTTCTCTGGTCAGTTTGGATTTAAGCGGGAACCCTTTGGAAACTATTGAAGGTGGTGTATTTGCTGAATTCAGCAGGTTAGAAAGTTTAAACTTTAACAAAACGCTAGTCGGTAGCGCACTAAGGCATGACACATTTAATGGCGCCAAGAAGACGCTCAAACATCTACACGCGAGTTACTCGGGGGTCACTTCCACACAAGTCGCCTCTCTGTCTACCTTACACCATTTGACCGAACTGGATCTAAGCCTAAACAAGATTGGTCGAGTTGACTTCCAGGTTATTTCTGCGTGGCGTCACCTGAAGTTTGCCAACTTTTCTCACAATAACATCTCAGAGTTTCTTACAGGACCGCTGTCCAATGTAAACTCATCTCTGAAAGCGCTGGACATTTCTAATAACCATATTGAGGTCATCCCAGATTGCGTATTCTTTCTGCTAAAGGAGCTCACAGACGTAAAACTGGATAACAACCCACTGGCCTGCAATTGTAGTTCTTCCTGGCTGTTTAGATGGAGGCAAATAACGCAGTCCAGTTCCAGAGCGTGGTCCAGCAACTGGCAGTGCTCGCCTATCAACAGTTTGCCGAGAAGAATGTTTTCCGACCTAGAGTTCTCTGATCTGAACTGTTTGAATTCATCTTCAGAGGAGGCCCGTTGTTTGTTGGAGTACTTACCATGGGCAATGGAGAACGCGACCACGAAGCCTATTGCTCACGTCTCCATTACACCACCGTATTCCACGGACAAGATAATGTATTTTAACATCACACAGCCAAACCCTTCGTCCCTCCATGTTAAGTGGGCCACTCGGGTCAACGGGCTGATTGGAGGTTTTAAGGTTATGCTTACCCGCTGCAATGATTCGTCCGTGGTGGAAGCGGTCACAGTGTCGCCGGACACCACGCATTACACATTCTACCCTTTCGATCGCAACGTCCAGCAGGAGCTCTGCGTGGTGTTGCTGGCCGAGGACCTGTCCCACTTAGAGACCAAGTGCGAAGGAGTGTCCTCTCCGGTTATCAACATACGTGACGGCAAGTCGAAAGAACAGCACATGTACACGGTAGTCCATAATTCTTTTGTTCCCTTGCTGCTAATCTACATCTCTGGAAGCTTGGCGCTGGCCTTCATCATCGCTTGTCTCGTCTTGTGCGTGCGGAAAAACCTCAGCAAACCCGAGCCTACAAAAGACCCTTTTTTCTCGGGCTATCCTGCGTGGGTGGACCAACGCTCCTCTACGTCCAGCCTTCCGATCAGCCACGACCCACATTTGTTCTTGTTCGAGGAGCTAGGGTCACCCGAGCACAGAGACTTCCACACCCATAGCACATTGATCAGCAGCAGGGGCACTGCGAGTGGCAGACGCCTGCCTCCGTCATCAATGCGAGACTACTCCAACAATCAACTCAGTCGGCGCAACTCCAGGAGCCTGTCCGTCCCGTCCGTGCTCCACCTGTGTCCGTACGAATGCACCAACTTGAATTCCTTCGTATCAAAGCCGTCTTCCAATGAACTGCTGGCTGGAAGAGCGGAAATCAATGACGAGTTCTACTTTCACTTTTGA